GCACCAGCGCGTCGCCGAGCGTCGGGTCGCCCGGGCCGGCGGCGATAGGTACGGGCGTGCCATTCTCCAGCGCCAGGGTGTCGGGGTTGGCCTGTGGCAAGAACTGGAGCGGGTCGGCCCAGGTCGTCTGGCCGAGCCAGCCGACCGTGCCGACAAACTGGCGGAGTAGGGTGCCGAACGGCTCGCTGGCGCCGGGCGGGAGCACCGGCGGCCCGCAGCCACGGCCGTAGCTGACGCCAGGCGCATCCTCCCAGATCTGCTCGTAAACTCCGGCGCGCAGTACATCCACCAGCGTCGCCCCAACATCATCGAAATCATCGCCGGTCGGGGCGCGTCGCATCCGCCCGCCGATGGGTTCCGATGCGCCGCGATGCGCGCGCCTGCGACTGTGCGAGCGCCAGCCTGCGCTCAAGCTTAGTTACACGCTGCCATTCCAAAGTGAGACTGCGCTCATAGAATGATTGCGCACCCTCGCTGCATCACTGGCAAGCTGCTTGACGAGGGCCGGCTCGATCTGCTTCCGCAATCGCACAGCTCGGCTTCCGCAATCTGCCGTCGTTTCGGATGCTCGAACCAGCTGCCGGCGTCGGCAATATCATTTCGGCAATGCCGCCACAGCTGCGTGGATTCACGACTACTTCTTCGCCAAAGCCGTGCGCCTGGTTCGGCCCGATGGCAGTGCCTAACATCATGTTGAAACTATTCTGAAATGATAGCGGTGATTTATCAGTACCTCGCCAATGTAGAATAGTCGATGCTACCTGTGTGGAGGTGCGCATGTGACTATGCCGCCGCCTCAGCGCAATGATAGCCGGCTCGGCCCACCCACGTTGAAATCTGCCAGAAGGTTGACCCTGCCCGTCAAACGTTCATGTGATCTACACGGAGGCACACAATGCACGCTCCCAAACCTTCAACCCACCACGCGTGGCATTACCGCATGCTGCTGGTTGGAATCGCCGTCATCACCCTTATTCTCGCTGCCTGCGGCACACCGCCACCGCCCAAAGTCTATCGCGTTGGGGTGCTGTCTGGCCTGGAGTATGCCGCTGGCGTTACCGATGGCTTCAAAGCCGGTTTGTCTGAGCTTGGCTATCGCGAGGGCGAGAATATTAGCTACGACATTCAGGCGACGAATATCGACCCGGTGGCCTACCAGCGCATCCTCCAGGGGTTTGTGGCGAATAAGGTCGACTTGATCCTGGCCTTCCCGACCGAGGCCGCGCTGGACGCTAAGGCCATCGCTGCGACGAACGACATCCCGGTCGTGTTTGGATTCGCCCAGATTGAAGGGGTCAATCTCGTTAAGAGCGTGCGCGAGCCCGGCAAGAATCTCACTGGTGTGCGCCTGCCTGGGCCTGAGCTTGCGATCAAGCGCTTCGAGGTTATGCACACGATCGTACCGCAGGCGAAACGCATCCTGGTGCCGTACCTGCGCGACTATCCAATCGTCCCGCCGCAGCTTGAGGCGCTGCGCCCGGTTGCCGCAGCCGCAGGTGTCACCCTGGTAGAGCTGCCGGTTGCCAGCCCCGATGAGCTTGAGGCTGCGCTCAAACTCCAGGGTTCCGGCGACACCGTGAACGTCGATGCGATCTTGCAGCTGGTCGAGCCGGTAGCCGTGACGCCCGCTTTCTTCGTCGTGCTGGGTCGGTTCGCTGCCGAGCACCGGCTGCCGCTTGGCGGTGCGTATCTTTCCGTCGATGGCTACGAATCATTGTTTGGTATCCATGTCGACTCGAAAGATATCGGCCACGATGCTGCATCCCTGGCCGACAAGGTGCTCAAGGGTGCTCCGGCCGGTTCTATCCCGGTGATATCCGGCGATAGCATCTTTCAAATCAACTACCGTGAAGCCCAGCGGCTTGGCCTGTCCATCCCCGCAGGCATTATCAGCGAGGCCGACCAGGTTCTGAAGTAGGCCAATCGTTTTCGTCTGTGCGCTCTATGAGCGCACAGACGAAAACCAAAGCACCGCGCTGCTCAAGGCTACAAACGCCAAGCGCCCGCG
The sequence above is drawn from the Candidatus Kouleothrix ribensis genome and encodes:
- a CDS encoding ABC transporter substrate-binding protein — translated: MHAPKPSTHHAWHYRMLLVGIAVITLILAACGTPPPPKVYRVGVLSGLEYAAGVTDGFKAGLSELGYREGENISYDIQATNIDPVAYQRILQGFVANKVDLILAFPTEAALDAKAIAATNDIPVVFGFAQIEGVNLVKSVREPGKNLTGVRLPGPELAIKRFEVMHTIVPQAKRILVPYLRDYPIVPPQLEALRPVAAAAGVTLVELPVASPDELEAALKLQGSGDTVNVDAILQLVEPVAVTPAFFVVLGRFAAEHRLPLGGAYLSVDGYESLFGIHVDSKDIGHDAASLADKVLKGAPAGSIPVISGDSIFQINYREAQRLGLSIPAGIISEADQVLK